Genomic segment of Pacificitalea manganoxidans:
GGTCAGCATGGCGGCCACTTCGGCGGTGTTGCCCGCGCCATGCGCCTGCCCGGTCAGCCCAGCCGTGCCCATCCGCAGGAAGCCGAAAATCCAGTAGATCGCGGTCAGGACCACCGCGCCGATGCCGACCGCGCCGATGGGGGGCGCCGCGCCCAGCTGGCCGATCACGCCGGTATCGACCGCCCCCAGAATGGGCGTTGTGGCATTGGACAGCACGATCGGCAGCGCGATGGCCAGCACGCGGCGGTGCCCGATGACGCGCGGTGCGGCGGGGCTGGCGATGTCGCTCATGGGCGGGGGGTCACGCCGCAGGGCCTGCCGCATCGCCACGCCCGAACGGGGCGGGCAATTGCGCGGGATCAGGCATCAGGAAATGGCCGGTCGCCTGCGCGAACAGGCGGCTGCGATTGTCCTGCCAGCCTTCGACATGGACCGAGGCGTAGCGCCGCCCGGAGCGGTTCACCCGTGCCCGTGCATAGGCATCGCGCGGCAGGCCGGAGCGCAGGAAGTCGATGGTAAAGTCGATGGTCTTGGGCAGGCGCGGCAGCGTTTCGGGCGTCAGGGTCGCGGCGTCGATCTCGCCCCGCTCCACCGGAGCCCAGATCATGGACCACGCCAATTCGATCATCGCGGTCATTTCCAGAAAGGCCGAGGTCGCCCCCCCATGCATGGCGGGCAGCATCGGATTGCCGGTCAGCGCGTCGCGCCACGGCAGAACCGCGGTTAACTCGTCGCCGCGACGGTCAAAACGGATACCCATGAAGGCCGCGAAGGGCACCGCCTGCACCAGCGCCGACAGCGCCGCATCGCGCCGTTCCTTGACCACCTGCACCGGTTCGGGCGTGCGCGGCGGGCGGGGCGGGGTCTGCGTCGTGCTCATGATCCGTCTCCCTGACCCATGCGCCCGCGTGTCACGGTAAAGGTGCCTGCGGCGGTGGCGACGGGCACATCGGTGTCCTCATCAACGGCCCGCGCGCGCACAAAGGCCACGTTGCGGGTCGCATGGTAGCATTCGGCCTCGGCGGTGATGCGCTGGCCCGGCGTGGCGGGGCGCATGTAATCGATCCGCAGATCCAGCGTGGCAGTCGTGGCGACACCGGGATGGCACATCACCGCCGCACCTGCGGTGGTATCGATCAGCGCCGATACCGCGCCGCCGTGAATCACGCCCGTAGCCGGGTCGCCGATCAGCCGCGCGTCATAGGGCATCGACACAACCGCACGACCGTTGTCGAGCGCGTCGATTCGCATGCCCAACGCATGTGCGAATGGCAGCGCCTCGATGAATTGATGCGCGACTGTGTCCTGACGGGTGGTTTCGTCCGGGGTGCCGGCGGGATCAGCGCCCGGCGATGACGGATCGGAGGTGTGGGTCATGAGCATATCCTTCGCGCCGGTTATCGACCCAAGCCCCGCCGGGACGCAAGCCTTGCCGCCGCGGGCGCCACATGTTGACGTGACGAAGAAGGCTATGCCGTTGAAGGTGGACGGTGTTAGACCTACGGTTGTCAGGCCGACCACTGGCCAGACCGAGCGGAGGATCACGCCAGCATGAGCGACGAGCGTTTGAGCTTCAAGGAGATGTGCAGCAGGTTCGATGTGACCCCGCGCACCCTGCGATACTATGAGTATATTGAACTGCTGACCCCCGAGAAGGAGGGCCGCAGCCGATTCTACGGCCCGCGCGAAGTGGCGCGGATGACGTTGATCCTGCGCGGCAGGCGGTTCGGCTTCAGTCTGGAGGAAATCCGGCAGTGGCTCCAGATATACGAGACCAAGGGCACCCGCGTGCAGATGGAGGCATGGCTGGAACTGGCCGACCGTCAGATCGCGGCACTGACCCAGCAGGAAGAGGAGCTGGCCCGCACCCTCGCGGACCTACGCCGCCTGCGCGAAGAGACTCGCCAGAATATGACGTGACGTCCCACGCGAAATGGCCCCTTCCGGGACACCCGTTTCGGGAGTGAGGCCACTTTGTTTTCCTAGCAAAATTGCGCATTACCCAGCGGAAGCTTTTGCATGATTGCGCGGGGCGCGAAGTGACGCCGCGTAACAATTCCGGCGCGATGAGAATTTCTTGTAAGCTCGAATTAATTCACGCATCTCCGGCGTCCCGATCGAAAGAAAGAACGCAAACGGAGATCGAAACTGATGAACGAAGACCTGATGACGATCCGCGAGATGTGCGACACCTTCGAGGTGACCCCGCGGACCCTGAGGTTCTACGAAGCCAAGGAGTTGCTCGCCCCCTTTCGTGAAGGCCAGAAACGGTGGTTCACTCGGCGTGATCGCGCCCGGTTGAAGCTGATCCTGCGCGGCAAGCGCTTTGGCTTCAGCCTCGAGGAAATCCGCCAGCTTCTCGACCTTTATGACCTGAACGACCATCAGGTTACCCAGCTGAGCCGCACCCATGAAATGGGCCGTGCGCATCTGGCCGATCTGGAACGTCAGCGCGCCGAGCTTGATGAAGCGGTGAGCGAGCTGAACGACCAGCTGAAGCTCGTCGAATCGATGCTCGACGAGGTGACCGCGAGCCGGGCCGCCGAATAAGCGGCCCGCCCCCGTCATCCCCGGCAGGCCGGGGTGAGCAGGGCGGGGTCGGCAGGGGAGGCAGCAGGAGGAATGCAAAGGCTGCCTCGGCCATAGGGCCGGGGCGATACAGAAAAGGGAGAGAGAACCATGCCGAGCTACATGGCGCCGAACCAGGACATCCAATTTGTTCTGCACGAGGTGCTCAAGGTCGCCCAGAACGACACGCCGGGATATGACGAACTCGACGCGGAGTTTACCTCCGCCGTTCTGGAGGAGGCCGGCAAGCTCGCCTCCGAGGTTCTCGCCCCCCTCAACACCGTCGGCGATACCGAAGGCTGCACGCTGGAAAACGGTATTGTGCGCACGCCTACCGGCTTCAAGGCCGCGTTCGACAAGATGCGCGAAGGCGGCTGGACCGCTCTCGACTGTGACGCCGATTACGGCGGGCAGGGCATGCCCTATGTGCTCAACACCGCCGTAGGCGAATTGTTTGTGTCGGCCAACATGGCCTTCAATATGTATCAGGGCCTGACCCACGGGGCCTATACCGCGATCCACGCCCACGGGTCTGACGCACAGAAAACGACCTATCTGGAAAAGCTCGCCACCTGCGAATGGACCGGCACCATGAACCTGACGGAGCCCCATTGCGGCACCGATCTGGGCCTGCTGCGCACCAAGGCGGAGGCGCAGGACGATGGCAGCTACAAGATCACCGGGCAGAAGATCTTTATCTCCGCCGGGGATCACGATCTGGCTGACAACATCATCCATCTGGTGCTGGCAAAGGCGCCCGGCGGCGGCGAAGGCACCCGGGGCATCAGCTTGTTCATCGTGC
This window contains:
- a CDS encoding MerR family transcriptional regulator, with translation MSDERLSFKEMCSRFDVTPRTLRYYEYIELLTPEKEGRSRFYGPREVARMTLILRGRRFGFSLEEIRQWLQIYETKGTRVQMEAWLELADRQIAALTQQEEELARTLADLRRLREETRQNMT
- a CDS encoding MerR family transcriptional regulator, yielding MNEDLMTIREMCDTFEVTPRTLRFYEAKELLAPFREGQKRWFTRRDRARLKLILRGKRFGFSLEEIRQLLDLYDLNDHQVTQLSRTHEMGRAHLADLERQRAELDEAVSELNDQLKLVESMLDEVTASRAAE
- a CDS encoding PaaI family thioesterase; amino-acid sequence: MSTTQTPPRPPRTPEPVQVVKERRDAALSALVQAVPFAAFMGIRFDRRGDELTAVLPWRDALTGNPMLPAMHGGATSAFLEMTAMIELAWSMIWAPVERGEIDAATLTPETLPRLPKTIDFTIDFLRSGLPRDAYARARVNRSGRRYASVHVEGWQDNRSRLFAQATGHFLMPDPAQLPAPFGRGDAAGPAA
- a CDS encoding PaaI family thioesterase, producing the protein MTHTSDPSSPGADPAGTPDETTRQDTVAHQFIEALPFAHALGMRIDALDNGRAVVSMPYDARLIGDPATGVIHGGAVSALIDTTAGAAVMCHPGVATTATLDLRIDYMRPATPGQRITAEAECYHATRNVAFVRARAVDEDTDVPVATAAGTFTVTRGRMGQGDGS